In one window of Rhizobium sp. ACO-34A DNA:
- a CDS encoding 2-dehydro-3-deoxy-6-phosphogalactonate aldolase (catalyzes the formation of D-glyceraldehyde 3-phosphate and pyruvate from 2-dehydro-3-deoxy-D-galactonate 6-phosphate; functions in galactonate metabolism), protein MTSSAVGWPQLKRNLVAILRGVRPDEIEPIVDVLLEAGFEAIEVPLNSPDPFVSIEKARKRAPASCLIGAGTVLDVANVDRLADAGGNLLVTPNVEPDVIRRAVGHGMVTMPGVFTPTEALLAAKSGAAALKFFPASVLGAQGINAIRAILPAGLPIGAVGGVSETDFAAYLKVGVTCFGLGSSLYKPGYDAATVAERAARTIVAYDEAVAAA, encoded by the coding sequence ATGACATCTTCCGCAGTCGGCTGGCCTCAGCTCAAGCGCAATCTGGTCGCGATCCTGCGCGGCGTCAGGCCGGATGAGATCGAACCGATCGTCGATGTGCTGCTTGAAGCCGGATTCGAGGCGATCGAGGTGCCGCTGAATTCGCCCGATCCCTTCGTGTCGATCGAAAAGGCACGCAAGCGCGCGCCGGCGTCCTGCCTGATCGGTGCCGGAACGGTGCTCGATGTTGCCAATGTCGACCGGCTCGCCGATGCCGGCGGCAATCTGCTCGTCACGCCCAATGTCGAGCCGGATGTCATTCGTCGCGCGGTCGGTCATGGCATGGTCACCATGCCGGGCGTCTTCACGCCGACCGAGGCTCTTCTCGCTGCGAAGTCCGGTGCTGCGGCGCTCAAGTTCTTCCCGGCCAGCGTGCTCGGCGCGCAGGGCATCAACGCCATCCGCGCGATCCTGCCGGCCGGTCTGCCGATCGGTGCCGTCGGCGGTGTTTCGGAAACGGATTTCGCTGCCTATCTCAAGGTCGGCGTGACCTGCTTCGGGCTCGGTTCCAGCCTCTACAAGCCGGGATACGATGCTGCCACCGTCGCGGAACGGGCGGCCAGGACCATTGTCGCCTATGATGAGGCGGTTGCAGCCGCCTGA
- a CDS encoding 2-dehydro-3-deoxygalactonokinase translates to MTGSPFAALVDWGTSNFRLWLVDAGGVVLAERQSDDGMGRLERDRFGSVLEGHLQALSAPADLPVVIAGMAGARSGWLEAAYVETPASLDGLFRHAVTPEHSGRRVFILPGVCQRTAGAEDVMRGEETQLAGAIEAGISSGLFCLPGTHSKWAELDAATVRGFTTAMTGELFQLLSRQSILRLSVPEDTRAEADHPAFAAGVSEAAEPHFSLTTRLFSIRAEGLLGAADGTAAAARLSGLLIGAEVAAMRRRYAPAGDVHIIGTGALASLYTRALALSGIRAVALDGGELVRKGLFAAARSLVSAS, encoded by the coding sequence ATGACCGGCTCGCCGTTTGCCGCCCTCGTCGACTGGGGAACCAGCAATTTTCGCCTCTGGCTCGTGGATGCCGGGGGCGTGGTTCTGGCGGAACGCCAATCGGATGACGGCATGGGTCGCCTCGAACGGGACCGCTTCGGTTCCGTTCTGGAAGGACATTTACAGGCGCTTTCCGCGCCTGCGGACCTGCCTGTGGTGATTGCCGGCATGGCGGGAGCCCGCAGCGGCTGGCTGGAAGCAGCCTATGTCGAAACGCCGGCATCGCTCGATGGTCTTTTCCGTCATGCCGTGACGCCGGAGCATTCCGGACGCCGCGTGTTCATTCTTCCCGGCGTATGCCAGCGCACAGCCGGCGCCGAGGATGTCATGCGCGGCGAGGAAACCCAGCTTGCCGGCGCCATCGAAGCCGGCATTTCAAGCGGTCTCTTCTGCTTGCCGGGCACCCATTCCAAATGGGCGGAACTTGATGCCGCAACGGTTCGTGGTTTCACCACGGCGATGACGGGCGAGCTCTTCCAGCTCCTGAGCCGACAGTCGATCCTGCGCCTTTCGGTGCCCGAAGATACGCGCGCCGAAGCCGATCATCCGGCCTTCGCAGCAGGCGTTTCGGAGGCTGCCGAACCGCATTTCTCGCTGACGACCCGTCTCTTCTCGATCCGCGCCGAAGGCCTGCTCGGTGCCGCCGATGGCACTGCCGCTGCTGCCCGTCTTTCCGGTCTCCTGATCGGTGCCGAGGTGGCTGCCATGCGCCGCCGCTACGCGCCGGCCGGCGATGTCCACATCATCGGCACCGGAGCGCTCGCCAGCCTCTATACCAGGGCGTTGGCGCTTTCCGGCATCCGCGCCGTGGCGCTCGATGGCGGCGAACTCGTCCGCAAGGGCCTGTTTGCAGCCGCCCGCTCTCTCGTTTCCGCCTCCTGA
- a CDS encoding aldehyde dehydrogenase (NADP(+)) codes for MAYTLTGKHLIAGNWIAGSETFDSSPATGPVHTFSVGSSALVDQAVKAAEEAFETYGYSSRESRAAFLEAIAEEIDARGDAITEIGSQESGLPEGRLIGERGRTVGQLRLFAAHIRKGDYLDLRHDEALPDRKPLPRPDLKMVQRPIGPVGVFGASNFPLAFSTAGGDTASALAAGCPVVVKGHEAHPGTAEIVGQAIDAAIKRTGVHPGVFSLVQGGSREVGTALVQHPLIKAVGFTGSLGAGRALFDLCARRPEPIPFFGELGSVNPMFLLPEAVAARGEAIAKGWVASLTNGAGQFCTNPGIVVVTEGGNADAFTATAEEALAQVGAQTMLTDGIADAYRKGAARIAAVENVRSVLTSTCDLRNAKPYLFQTTAENWLANHELGEEVFGPLGIIVTARDADEMVKIARSLEGQLTATLQLDAGDEPVASRLLPVLERKAGRILANGFPTGVEVADAMVHGGPYPASTNFGATSVGTMAIRRFLRPVCYQDIPAALLPEDLR; via the coding sequence TTGGCCTATACACTGACCGGAAAGCACCTGATCGCAGGCAACTGGATTGCAGGTAGCGAAACCTTCGACTCTTCGCCGGCTACCGGCCCCGTCCATACCTTTTCCGTTGGCTCGTCCGCCCTGGTCGACCAGGCGGTAAAGGCTGCCGAGGAAGCCTTCGAAACCTACGGCTATTCCAGCCGCGAATCGCGCGCAGCCTTTCTCGAGGCGATTGCCGAGGAAATCGATGCGCGCGGCGATGCGATCACCGAGATCGGCTCGCAGGAAAGCGGCCTGCCGGAAGGCCGCCTGATCGGCGAACGCGGCCGTACCGTCGGCCAGCTCCGGCTGTTCGCCGCCCATATCCGCAAGGGCGATTATCTCGACCTTCGCCATGACGAGGCGCTGCCGGATCGCAAGCCGCTGCCGCGCCCTGACCTGAAAATGGTCCAGCGCCCGATCGGTCCGGTCGGCGTGTTCGGCGCGTCCAACTTCCCGCTCGCTTTCTCGACTGCCGGTGGCGACACCGCGTCGGCGCTTGCCGCCGGCTGCCCGGTTGTCGTCAAGGGTCATGAAGCCCATCCCGGCACCGCCGAGATCGTCGGTCAGGCCATCGACGCGGCGATCAAGCGCACCGGTGTACATCCGGGTGTCTTCTCGCTCGTCCAGGGCGGCAGCCGCGAAGTCGGTACCGCACTCGTCCAGCATCCGCTGATCAAGGCCGTCGGCTTCACCGGTTCGCTCGGCGCCGGCCGTGCGCTCTTCGATCTCTGCGCCCGTCGCCCCGAGCCGATCCCGTTCTTCGGCGAGCTTGGTTCGGTCAACCCGATGTTCCTGCTTCCCGAGGCTGTTGCTGCCCGTGGCGAAGCTATCGCCAAGGGTTGGGTCGCGTCTCTTACCAACGGCGCCGGCCAGTTCTGCACCAATCCCGGCATCGTCGTGGTGACCGAGGGCGGTAACGCTGACGCCTTCACTGCGACTGCCGAGGAGGCCCTTGCCCAGGTTGGCGCACAGACCATGCTGACGGACGGCATTGCCGATGCCTATCGCAAGGGTGCCGCCCGCATCGCGGCTGTCGAGAACGTCCGCTCGGTGCTGACCTCGACCTGCGACCTGCGCAATGCCAAGCCTTACCTGTTCCAGACGACGGCCGAAAACTGGCTGGCGAACCACGAACTCGGCGAGGAAGTCTTCGGCCCGCTCGGCATCATCGTGACTGCCAGGGATGCCGACGAGATGGTCAAGATCGCCCGCAGCCTTGAGGGACAGCTCACTGCGACGCTGCAGCTCGATGCCGGCGACGAACCGGTCGCGAGCCGCCTGCTTCCCGTCCTCGAACGCAAGGCTGGCCGCATCCTGGCGAACGGCTTCCCGACGGGTGTCGAAGTTGCCGATGCCATGGTGCATGGCGGTCCCTACCCCGCTTCCACCAACTTCGGCGCGACCTCGGTCGGCACGATGGCAATCCGCCGGTTCCTCCGTCCGGTCTGCTATCAGGATATCCCGGCCGCCCTTCTTCCCGAAGACCTGCGTTAA
- a CDS encoding galactose 1-dehydrogenase produces the protein MTKRIPLALVGVGKIARDQHIPSIAGGPDFELAAAVSRHGKVDGVENFENFDAFLVARPDVKVVSLCTPPEARFDMAKKAIAAGRDVLMEKPPATTLGEAEALSALAAEAGVTLFATWHSRFALGVEPARLWLSDKTVKTVSIVWKEDVRRWHPGQAWIWEPGGFGVFDPGINALSILTAVVPGPILVERSTLEFPENRKQPIAASIAMRTVDGALVSAEFDWRQEGPQTWDITIETDQGTLRLSKGGSELYIGDALHTAGPDREYAGIYERFGALIRARESDTDYQPLRLVADSFLCGERKVVASFED, from the coding sequence ATGACCAAGCGTATTCCGCTGGCGCTCGTGGGCGTCGGCAAGATTGCCCGCGACCAGCACATTCCCTCGATTGCCGGGGGTCCGGATTTTGAGCTCGCCGCCGCCGTCAGCCGGCACGGCAAGGTCGATGGTGTCGAGAACTTCGAAAACTTCGATGCCTTTCTCGTCGCCCGTCCGGATGTGAAGGTCGTATCGCTCTGCACGCCGCCGGAAGCCCGCTTCGACATGGCGAAGAAGGCGATTGCCGCCGGCCGCGATGTCCTGATGGAAAAGCCGCCGGCAACCACGCTCGGTGAAGCGGAGGCGCTGAGTGCGCTTGCTGCCGAAGCCGGTGTGACGCTGTTTGCCACCTGGCATTCGCGCTTTGCGCTCGGCGTCGAGCCGGCGCGGCTCTGGCTTTCGGACAAGACCGTCAAGACCGTGTCGATCGTGTGGAAGGAAGATGTCCGCCGCTGGCATCCCGGTCAGGCGTGGATCTGGGAGCCGGGCGGTTTCGGCGTGTTCGATCCGGGCATCAACGCGCTGTCGATCCTGACCGCCGTGGTGCCGGGTCCGATCCTTGTTGAGCGCTCGACACTGGAGTTCCCGGAAAACAGGAAGCAGCCGATTGCCGCCTCGATTGCCATGCGCACCGTCGATGGCGCTCTCGTCAGCGCCGAATTCGACTGGCGCCAGGAAGGTCCGCAGACCTGGGACATCACGATCGAGACCGATCAGGGGACGTTGCGCCTTTCAAAGGGCGGTTCGGAACTCTATATCGGGGATGCGCTCCATACGGCAGGTCCCGACCGGGAATATGCTGGCATCTACGAGCGCTTCGGCGCACTCATCCGCGCACGTGAAAGCGATACCGACTACCAACCGTTGAGACTCGTGGCGGATTCCTTCCTCTGCGGCGAACGGAAGGTTGTCGCTTCCTTCGAAGATTGA
- a CDS encoding dihydroxy-acid dehydratase (catalyzes the formation of 3-methyl-2-oxobutanoate from 2,3,-dihydroxy-3-methylbutanoate) — translation MSAFKPAAWPRKLRSQEWYGGNSRDNIYHRGWLKNQGYPHDLFDGRPVIGILNTWSDLTPCNGHLRELAEKVKAGVWEAGGFPLEVPVFSASENTYRPTAMMYRNLAALAVEETIRGQPLDGVVLLVGCDKTTPSLLMGAASVDLPAIMVSGGPMLNGYFRGERVGSGTHLWKFSEAVKAGEMTQEEFLEAEASMSRSTGTCNTMGTASTMASMMESLGMTLSGNAAIPAVDSRRRVMAQLSGRRIVQMVKDDLKPSDILTKPAFENAIRTNGAIGGSTNAVVHLLAIAGRTGIDLSLDDWDRLGREIPTIVNLMPSGEYLMEEFFYAGGLPVVLKMLGDSGKLNKDALTVSGGPIWDEVKDVRNWNEDVIRPVERALTQHGGIAVLKGNLAPKGCVLKPSAASEHLMQHRGRAVVFEDIDDYKAKINDEALDIDENCVMVMKYCGPRGYPGMAEVGNMGLPPKVLRKGITDMVRISDARMSGTAYGTVLLHTSPEAAVGGPLAVVRNGDMIEIDVANRRVHLDIPDDELQRRLAAWRPASEAPNGGYERLFHDHVEGADTGADFDFLKGCRGSAVGKDSH, via the coding sequence ATGAGCGCTTTCAAACCGGCAGCTTGGCCACGCAAACTGAGATCCCAGGAATGGTACGGTGGCAACTCGCGTGACAATATCTATCACCGCGGCTGGCTGAAGAACCAGGGTTACCCGCACGACCTGTTCGACGGGCGCCCGGTGATCGGCATCCTCAACACGTGGTCGGACCTCACGCCCTGCAACGGCCACCTTCGCGAACTGGCGGAGAAGGTCAAGGCGGGTGTCTGGGAAGCCGGCGGTTTCCCGCTCGAAGTGCCTGTCTTCTCGGCTTCGGAAAACACCTATCGCCCGACCGCGATGATGTATCGCAACCTTGCGGCTCTGGCGGTTGAGGAAACCATCCGCGGCCAGCCGCTCGATGGCGTCGTGCTTCTCGTCGGCTGTGACAAGACCACGCCGTCGCTGCTGATGGGTGCCGCATCCGTCGATCTGCCGGCGATCATGGTTTCCGGCGGTCCAATGCTCAACGGTTACTTCCGCGGCGAGCGCGTCGGTTCCGGCACGCATCTGTGGAAGTTCTCCGAAGCCGTGAAGGCTGGCGAGATGACCCAGGAGGAATTCCTGGAAGCCGAAGCCTCGATGTCGCGCTCCACCGGTACCTGCAACACCATGGGCACCGCCTCGACCATGGCGTCGATGATGGAATCGCTCGGCATGACGCTTTCGGGCAACGCCGCTATTCCCGCCGTCGACAGCCGTCGTCGCGTGATGGCGCAGCTTTCCGGCCGTCGCATCGTACAGATGGTGAAGGACGACCTGAAGCCTTCCGATATCCTGACCAAGCCAGCCTTCGAGAACGCGATCCGCACCAACGGCGCCATCGGCGGTTCGACCAATGCGGTCGTGCACCTTCTCGCCATCGCCGGCCGTACTGGCATCGATCTCTCGCTCGACGACTGGGATCGCCTCGGCCGCGAAATCCCGACCATCGTCAACCTGATGCCGTCGGGCGAGTACCTGATGGAGGAGTTCTTCTATGCCGGCGGCCTGCCGGTCGTCCTGAAGATGCTCGGCGATTCCGGCAAGCTCAACAAGGACGCGCTGACCGTTTCCGGCGGCCCGATCTGGGATGAGGTCAAGGACGTTCGCAACTGGAACGAGGACGTCATCCGCCCGGTCGAAAGGGCGCTCACCCAGCATGGCGGCATCGCCGTGCTCAAGGGCAACCTCGCGCCGAAGGGCTGCGTATTGAAGCCATCGGCTGCTTCCGAGCATCTGATGCAGCATCGCGGTCGCGCCGTCGTGTTCGAGGACATCGACGACTACAAGGCGAAGATCAACGACGAAGCGCTCGACATCGACGAAAACTGCGTCATGGTCATGAAGTACTGTGGTCCGCGTGGCTATCCCGGCATGGCCGAGGTCGGTAACATGGGCCTGCCGCCCAAGGTCCTGCGCAAGGGCATCACCGACATGGTGCGCATCTCGGATGCCCGCATGTCCGGTACGGCCTACGGCACCGTCCTCCTGCACACCTCGCCGGAAGCCGCTGTCGGCGGTCCGCTCGCTGTGGTTCGCAATGGCGACATGATCGAGATCGACGTTGCCAATCGCCGCGTCCATCTCGACATTCCGGATGACGAGCTGCAGCGCCGGCTTGCCGCATGGCGTCCGGCCTCGGAAGCCCCGAACGGCGGTTACGAGCGCCTCTTCCACGATCACGTCGAAGGTGCCGATACCGGCGCGGACTTCGACTTCCTGAAGGGTTGTCGCGGCAGCGCCGTCGGCAAGGATTCGCACTGA
- a CDS encoding GguC protein, producing MYLSQLKGGGVVCRQGDAARLVPGFASTYELAKAAIASGISIAALVERQDAGDAVDLAALAAGGKLDCPVRHPDPAHMFLTGTGLTHTGSASARDSMHADTTGMSDSMKMFRMGIEGGKPKAGETGVQPEWFYKGTGVNAIAPGEPLVSPSFALDGGEEPEIAGFYLMGEDGTAFRIGFSLANEFSDHVTEKINYLYLAHSKLRPASFGPELLVGELPEHVTGASRILRDGKVIWEKPFLSGEGNMSHTIANLEYHHFKYDLFRQPGDLHVHMFGTATLSFADGIKTQDGDVFEVSATQFGLALSNPLKTAAEQMPAVKAL from the coding sequence ATGTATCTGTCGCAATTGAAGGGTGGCGGGGTTGTCTGCCGCCAGGGAGACGCTGCGCGCCTCGTTCCGGGCTTCGCATCCACCTACGAGCTGGCGAAAGCCGCCATCGCGTCGGGGATCTCGATTGCAGCCCTCGTCGAGCGTCAGGATGCCGGCGATGCCGTCGATCTCGCGGCACTTGCTGCGGGCGGCAAGCTCGATTGTCCTGTCCGTCATCCGGATCCGGCTCATATGTTCCTCACCGGAACGGGTCTGACCCACACGGGTTCGGCTTCGGCCCGCGACAGCATGCATGCCGACACCACCGGCATGAGCGACTCGATGAAGATGTTCCGCATGGGCATCGAGGGCGGCAAGCCGAAGGCAGGCGAAACCGGCGTTCAGCCGGAATGGTTCTACAAGGGAACCGGGGTCAACGCGATCGCGCCGGGCGAACCCCTGGTATCGCCCTCCTTCGCGCTCGATGGCGGCGAAGAGCCTGAAATCGCCGGCTTCTACCTGATGGGCGAGGACGGCACGGCGTTCCGCATCGGCTTCTCGCTGGCGAACGAGTTTTCCGACCACGTCACGGAAAAGATCAACTACCTCTATCTCGCCCATTCCAAGCTGCGTCCGGCCTCCTTTGGTCCGGAACTGCTGGTGGGTGAACTGCCGGAGCACGTGACGGGTGCCTCGCGCATCCTGCGCGACGGCAAGGTGATCTGGGAAAAGCCCTTCCTCTCGGGTGAAGGCAACATGTCCCACACCATCGCCAACCTCGAATACCACCACTTCAAATACGACCTCTTCCGTCAGCCGGGCGACCTGCACGTGCACATGTTCGGCACGGCGACGCTTTCCTTCGCCGACGGCATCAAGACGCAGGACGGCGACGTGTTCGAAGTCAGCGCGACCCAGTTCGGGCTTGCGCTCAGCAATCCCCTGAAGACCGCGGCCGAGCAGATGCCGGCGGTCAAGGCCCTCTGA
- a CDS encoding ABC transporter permease, which translates to MAIDTRTETPKVSVSDYLRKNIREYGLLLALVVIMLFFQYMTAGVLFRPVNITNLVLQNSFIVIMALGMLLIIVAGHIDLSVGSIVAFIGGISAIMLVKWGWHFSLVVPLCLIIGAAMGAAQGYWVAYQKIPSFIVTLAGMLVFRGLTYVVLEGRPIGPFPKEFQLLSTGFIPDFLSFTDPATSDIKNYVALIVVLVLVALAIYSGMRERQVNDRHGTPNEPFVFFAAQMLIISVVAVFLGYQLATYRGLPNVLVVMGVLIAVYSFVTSRTTIGRRIYAMGGNEKAAKLSGINTERLTFYTFVNMGVLAALAGMIIAARLNSATPKAGVGFELDVIAACFIGGASASGGVGKITGAVIGAFIMGVMNNGMSIMGIGIDYQQLIKGLVLLAAVFFDVYNKNKAV; encoded by the coding sequence ATGGCAATCGACACAAGAACCGAAACCCCGAAAGTTTCCGTCAGCGATTACCTCAGGAAGAACATCCGCGAATACGGCCTGCTTCTGGCCCTCGTTGTCATCATGCTGTTCTTCCAGTACATGACGGCCGGCGTGCTGTTCCGCCCAGTCAACATCACCAACCTGGTTCTGCAGAACTCCTTCATCGTCATCATGGCGCTGGGCATGCTGCTGATCATCGTGGCCGGGCATATCGACCTGTCGGTCGGCTCGATCGTTGCCTTCATCGGCGGCATATCGGCGATCATGCTGGTGAAGTGGGGCTGGCATTTCTCGCTGGTCGTGCCGCTCTGCCTGATCATCGGCGCCGCTATGGGCGCCGCCCAGGGCTACTGGGTCGCTTACCAGAAGATCCCGTCCTTCATCGTGACGCTGGCGGGCATGCTGGTCTTCCGCGGCCTGACTTACGTCGTGCTGGAAGGCCGCCCGATCGGGCCGTTTCCGAAGGAATTCCAGCTCCTTTCGACCGGTTTCATTCCTGATTTTCTGTCGTTCACCGATCCGGCGACCAGCGATATCAAGAACTATGTCGCGCTCATCGTCGTTCTCGTTCTCGTCGCGCTCGCCATCTATTCCGGCATGCGTGAGCGTCAGGTCAACGATCGTCACGGCACGCCGAACGAGCCTTTCGTGTTCTTCGCTGCCCAGATGCTGATCATCAGCGTCGTAGCCGTGTTCCTCGGCTACCAGCTCGCGACCTATCGCGGCCTGCCGAACGTTCTGGTGGTCATGGGCGTGCTGATCGCGGTCTATTCCTTCGTTACGTCCCGTACGACCATCGGCCGTCGCATCTACGCGATGGGCGGCAACGAGAAGGCTGCCAAGCTTTCGGGCATCAATACCGAGCGGCTGACTTTCTACACCTTCGTCAACATGGGCGTGCTTGCGGCTCTTGCCGGCATGATCATCGCGGCTCGCCTGAACTCGGCGACCCCGAAGGCCGGCGTCGGCTTCGAACTCGACGTCATCGCGGCCTGCTTCATCGGCGGCGCTTCGGCTTCGGGCGGCGTTGGCAAGATTACGGGTGCCGTCATCGGCGCCTTCATCATGGGCGTCATGAACAACGGCATGTCGATCATGGGCATCGGTATCGACTACCAGCAGCTCATCAAGGGCCTGGTCCTGCTCGCCGCCGTGTTCTTCGACGTCTACAACAAGAACAAAGCAGTCTGA
- a CDS encoding ABC transporter ATP-binding protein, which produces MNNIILEMRGITKTFPGVKALNNVNLKVREGEIHALVGENGAGKSTLMKVLSGVYPAGTYEGEIHFDGTVRHFSTISDSEELGIIIIHQELALVPLLSIAENIFLGNEVATNGVIRWAETFSRTQELLSKVGLKDSPTTLITDIGVGKQQLVEIAKALSKKVRLLILDEPTASLNETDSDALLNLLMEFRKQGMTSIIISHKLNEIRKVADQITILRDGGTVETLDCHTGDVSEDRIINGMVGRAMEDRYPPREPKIGETLLEVKNWNVYHQNHRDRKFLHDVNFTVRAGEVVGIAGLMGAGRTETAMSIFGRSWGHKITGDVYMNGKAVDVSTIPRAIDAGLAYVTEDRKHLGLVLNSNIKENTTLANLQAVSANGVIDDRKEASIASDYRTKLRIRSHSIYQETVNLSGGNQQKVVLSKWLFTNPEVLILDEPTRGIDIGAKYEIYTIINQLAAEGKGILMISSEMPELLGTCDRIYVMNEGRIVAELSKDEASQESIMRAIMRSGEKH; this is translated from the coding sequence ATGAATAATATCATTCTCGAGATGCGTGGCATCACCAAGACGTTTCCGGGCGTGAAGGCCCTGAACAACGTCAATCTCAAGGTTCGCGAAGGCGAAATCCACGCTCTGGTCGGCGAAAACGGTGCCGGCAAGTCTACCCTCATGAAGGTGCTCAGCGGTGTTTATCCGGCCGGCACCTATGAAGGCGAAATTCATTTCGACGGCACGGTCCGTCATTTCTCCACGATTTCCGATAGCGAAGAACTCGGCATCATCATCATTCACCAGGAGCTGGCGCTCGTGCCGCTGCTGTCGATTGCCGAAAACATCTTCCTCGGAAACGAAGTCGCGACCAATGGCGTCATCCGCTGGGCCGAGACCTTCTCCCGCACCCAGGAACTGCTTTCCAAGGTCGGCCTGAAGGATTCGCCGACGACGCTGATCACCGATATCGGCGTCGGCAAGCAGCAGCTGGTGGAAATCGCCAAGGCACTTTCCAAGAAGGTGCGCCTGCTGATTCTCGACGAGCCGACCGCATCGCTCAACGAGACCGATTCCGACGCCCTGCTCAACCTCTTGATGGAATTCCGCAAGCAGGGCATGACGTCGATCATCATCTCCCACAAGCTGAACGAGATCCGCAAGGTCGCCGACCAGATCACCATCCTGCGCGATGGCGGGACGGTCGAGACGCTCGACTGTCACACCGGCGACGTCAGCGAAGACCGCATCATCAACGGCATGGTCGGCCGTGCGATGGAGGACCGGTATCCGCCGCGTGAACCGAAGATCGGCGAAACGCTGCTCGAGGTGAAGAACTGGAACGTCTACCACCAGAACCACCGGGACCGGAAATTCCTGCACGACGTCAATTTCACCGTGCGGGCCGGCGAGGTCGTCGGCATTGCCGGCCTGATGGGCGCGGGCCGCACCGAAACCGCCATGAGCATCTTCGGCCGTTCCTGGGGTCACAAGATCACCGGTGACGTCTACATGAACGGCAAGGCGGTCGATGTCAGCACGATCCCGCGGGCGATCGACGCCGGCCTCGCCTACGTGACCGAGGACCGGAAGCATCTCGGCCTCGTGCTGAACAGCAACATCAAGGAAAACACCACGCTTGCGAACCTGCAGGCGGTTTCCGCGAATGGCGTGATCGACGACCGCAAGGAAGCCTCGATCGCGTCCGACTACCGCACCAAGCTGCGCATCCGCTCGCACTCGATCTATCAGGAAACCGTCAATCTTTCCGGCGGCAACCAGCAGAAGGTCGTGCTGTCCAAGTGGCTCTTCACCAATCCCGAGGTTCTTATCCTCGACGAGCCGACCCGCGGTATCGACATCGGTGCGAAATACGAAATCTACACCATCATCAACCAGCTGGCCGCAGAAGGCAAAGGCATCCTGATGATCTCGTCGGAGATGCCGGAGCTTCTGGGAACCTGTGACCGCATCTACGTAATGAACGAAGGCCGGATCGTTGCCGAGCTTTCGAAGGACGAGGCGAGCCAGGAATCCATCATGCGTGCCATCATGCGCTCGGGGGAGAAACACTAA